The Microbacterium luteum nucleotide sequence CCGTGCCCGTGGCATTGACCCTCACGATGACGCGATCGGGGTCGAGCTCGGCCTCGATGAGGGCGCCGCGTGCACCCGTCTTCGCCCCCGAGGCGACCGCGTCCTCCAGGTCGATGATCACCGCATCCGCGCGAGCCGCCGCGGTGGCGAAGCGCTCCGGCCTGTCGGCCGGGCAGAAGAGCAGCGCCGGTCCCCACGGTGCGTCGGTCATGACTCCCCTTCCGAATAGGGTGCGAACCACATCAGTGCCGTGCGCGTCGCCGTGGCGACCACGTCGTCGCGCTGGTTGCGTCCGGTGTGACGCATCGTCACCACGCCCTGTCCCGGCCGCGACGCGGATGGTCTGACCGCGAGGATCTCCGTCTCGGTGTAGAGCGTGTCACCGTGGTGCAGCGGGGCCGGAAACGTGACGTCGGTGAGTCCGAGCTGCGCGACGAGCGTGCCCTGCGTGATCTGGGTCACCGAGGCCCCCACCATCGTGGCGAGGGTCCACATCGAATTGACCAGCCGCTCGCCGAACGGCTGCGTCGCAGCGTAGGCGGCATCCAGGTGCAGCGCCTGAGCGTTCATCGTCAGAGCGGAGAAGAGGGTGTTGTCGGTCTCGGTCGCGGTCCGACCCGGTCGGTGACGATATCGGGCGCCGACCACGAGCTCGTCGGCGTAGAGACCGCGCTGCTCGACCACGTGGTCGGACGGCGGGTGGGAGGAACGAGCGTCGGCGGCATCCATCGCGGCCACGCTACCCCGCGAGTCCGAGCGCCCGCGAGATCACCAGCAACTGCACCTCGGTGGTGCCCTCGCCGATCTCGAGGATCTTCGCGTCGCGGTAGTGCCGCGCGACGGGGAACTCGTTCATGAAGCCGTTGCCCCCGAAGATCTGCGTCGCGTCGCGGGCGTTGTCCATCGCCGCCTCCCCGGCGGTGAGCTTCGCGATCGCCGCCTCGGCCGTGAACGGCCGACCCGCGCCGCACAGCCGGGCCGCGTGGTGCCATGCCAGGCGCGCGGTGTGCACGCGCGCCTGCATGCGCGCGATGGTGAACTGGATGCTCTGACGCGAGGCCAGACGCTCTCCGAACACCACGCGCTGGCGCGCGTACGCGATCGCCTCCTCCAGGCACCCTTCGGCGGCCCCGGTGGCCAGCGCCGCGATCGCGATCCGCCCCTCGTCGAGGATGTTCAGGAAGGCGGCGAACCCGCGTCCGCGCTCTCCCAGCAGGTTCTGCTCCGGCACACGCACCCCCTCGAAGGCGAGCGGGTGCGTGTCGGAAGCATGCCAACCCACTTTGTCGTAAGCCGGTCCGACGGTGAATCCCGGCGTTCCGCTGGGCACGATGAGCGTCGAGATCTCCTTGCGCCCGTCGCGCTCACCCGTGACGGCGGTCACCGTGACGAAACGCGTGATCGGCGTGCCGGAGTTCGTGATGAACTGCTTTGCGCCGTCGATGACCCACTCGTCACCCTCGAGGCGAGCCGTGGTGCGCGTGGCGCCCGCGTCGGATCCCGCCTCGGGTTCGGTCAGGCCGAACCCGGCCAGAGCTCGCCCCGCGACGAGGTCGGGCAGCAGTTCCTGTCGCTGCTCCTCCGAGCCGAAGCGGTGCACGGGCATCGCACCCAGGCTCACCGCCGCCTCGAGGGTGATGGCGATGGACTGGTCGACGCGCGCGAGGGCCTCCACCGCCAGGCACAGCGCGAAGAGGTCGCCGCCCTGGCCGCCGACGTCCTCGGGGAACGGCAGTCCGAACAGGCCGAGCTCGCCCATCTGCGCGACCACGTCCATGGACAGCGTCCGGGTGCGGTCCGCCTCGTAGGACTGGGGTGCAACGACGTCCTCGGCGAACTCCCGCACCAACCGTGCGAGCTCGCGCTCCTCGTCGCTCAACCCGTGATGTTCCATGTCTTCCTGTCCCTCCGTCAAGCACGCGACCGCGTCATGCGTCGGTCGATCCGGCCACGTCGGCGACCACGTCGCCGCGGCGCACGTGCTCGCCGACGGCGACGCGCAGCCGCACGCGCCCGGCACGCGGCGCGAGCACCGGGTGCTCCATCTTCATGGCTTCGATCGTCACCAGCACCGCACCGGCGGCGACCTCTTCGTCGTCAGCGACGTGGACCGCCACGACCGAGCCCGGCATCGGCGCGACGGCATCGAGGGCGTCGGCGCCGGTGCTCCCGCCGGACGCCGCGCGCCGGCGCCGTGCGACCTCGGTGCGGCTGAGCGGCCTCGCCGACACCGTCTCGCCGCGTCGATGCGCCCACCAGGTGCCGTCACCGGCGCGTGCCACGATCGCGTCGGCAGCCGCGGCGTCATCGGCTGCGGCCTCCTCGACGTCGTCCTCGACGAGGAACGGGATGCGGGCGCCTTCGGCGCCGGACAGGCGCCATCCGTCCCGGCGGCCCCACGGCGAGCCGGTCGCGGGCGCAGGATGCCGGCCCAGCTCCGCGGCCGCCCACCGGGCGAGGACGTCCGCGTCAGGTCGGGTCGGTCGGGGGATCTGACGTCGTCCGATGAGTCCGGTGTCGAGGCGACCGGCGCGCACATCCGCGTCACGCGCGAGAGCGCGCAGGAAGGAGATGTTCGTGTCGAGCCCGAGCACGATCGTTTCCGCCAGGGCTCGGTCCAGAGCGTCCCACGCACGTTCTCGTGTCGACGCGTGACTGATCACCTTCGCGATCAGCGGGTCGTAGTGCTCCGTCACGGTGGCACCCGTCTCCACCGCGGCATCTGTGCGCACCCCCGGCGCCGCCCGCCACATCGCGATCTCACCGGTCTCGGGGAGGAATCCCCGCGTCGGGCTCTCCGCGTAGACCCGCGCTTCGACGGCGTGACCGTCCAGGCGCACCTCGGCCTGAGCGATCGGCAACCGCCCGCCCGCGGCGACGTCCAGCTGCATGGCGACGAGGTCGCGCCCGGTGATCATCTCGGTGACGGGGTGCTCGACCTGAAGACGCGTGTTCATCTCGATGAAGAAGTACTCGTCCGGGCGATCCGCCGCCACGAGGAATTCGACCGTGCCCGCACCCCGGTAGTCCACCGATCTCGCGGCCGCGCACGCGCTCTCGCCGATCCGGGCGCGCGTCTCATCGTCGATGGCGGGCGAGGGCGCCTCCTCGATGACCTTCTGATGCCGCCGCTGCAGCGTGCACTCGCGTTCGCCGAGGTGGATCACCCCGCCGTGCGCGTCGGCCATGATCTGCACTTCGATGTGCCGCGGCGCCTCGATGAGCCGTTCGATAAGAAGGGCGTCGTCGGCGAACGACGCGCGGGCGATACGCCGCGCGGAGGCGATGGCCTCGAGCAGCCCGTCCTGCTCGTGGACCACCTGCATGCCCTTGCCCCC carries:
- a CDS encoding MaoC family dehydratase, with product MDAADARSSHPPSDHVVEQRGLYADELVVGARYRHRPGRTATETDNTLFSALTMNAQALHLDAAYAATQPFGERLVNSMWTLATMVGASVTQITQGTLVAQLGLTDVTFPAPLHHGDTLYTETEILAVRPSASRPGQGVVTMRHTGRNQRDDVVATATRTALMWFAPYSEGES
- a CDS encoding acetyl/propionyl/methylcrotonyl-CoA carboxylase subunit alpha, whose protein sequence is MNESPFTTVLVANRGEIARRVIRTLHRRGIRSVAVYSDADADASHVREADEAVGIGAAPASASYLDGDAIIRAARRTGAEAIHPGYGFLSENAGFARACHAAGIVFIGPGDRALEVMGDKIRAKAHVAAHGVPVLPGFEVGAGTAGEIFRRAREIGYPLLVKPSAGGGGKGMQVVHEQDGLLEAIASARRIARASFADDALLIERLIEAPRHIEVQIMADAHGGVIHLGERECTLQRRHQKVIEEAPSPAIDDETRARIGESACAAARSVDYRGAGTVEFLVAADRPDEYFFIEMNTRLQVEHPVTEMITGRDLVAMQLDVAAGGRLPIAQAEVRLDGHAVEARVYAESPTRGFLPETGEIAMWRAAPGVRTDAAVETGATVTEHYDPLIAKVISHASTRERAWDALDRALAETIVLGLDTNISFLRALARDADVRAGRLDTGLIGRRQIPRPTRPDADVLARWAAAELGRHPAPATGSPWGRRDGWRLSGAEGARIPFLVEDDVEEAAADDAAAADAIVARAGDGTWWAHRRGETVSARPLSRTEVARRRRAASGGSTGADALDAVAPMPGSVVAVHVADDEEVAAGAVLVTIEAMKMEHPVLAPRAGRVRLRVAVGEHVRRGDVVADVAGSTDA
- a CDS encoding acyl-CoA dehydrogenase family protein produces the protein MEHHGLSDEERELARLVREFAEDVVAPQSYEADRTRTLSMDVVAQMGELGLFGLPFPEDVGGQGGDLFALCLAVEALARVDQSIAITLEAAVSLGAMPVHRFGSEEQRQELLPDLVAGRALAGFGLTEPEAGSDAGATRTTARLEGDEWVIDGAKQFITNSGTPITRFVTVTAVTGERDGRKEISTLIVPSGTPGFTVGPAYDKVGWHASDTHPLAFEGVRVPEQNLLGERGRGFAAFLNILDEGRIAIAALATGAAEGCLEEAIAYARQRVVFGERLASRQSIQFTIARMQARVHTARLAWHHAARLCGAGRPFTAEAAIAKLTAGEAAMDNARDATQIFGGNGFMNEFPVARHYRDAKILEIGEGTTEVQLLVISRALGLAG